A part of Rhopalosiphum maidis isolate BTI-1 chromosome 3, ASM367621v3, whole genome shotgun sequence genomic DNA contains:
- the LOC113557190 gene encoding uncharacterized protein LOC113557190, producing the protein MYLLDGSFISGILPYADYDNVMKHPLWGSNLLLTNEEAVVNGHKDYIKAGAEFLTTNTYQASIEGFRKYLNLNFDQSFELIKKSVAICRRAIMEESSGRTVRIMGSVGPYGASLCDGSEYTGSYIDKIDLKELYDWHKPRIQALVEAGVDAVLFETIPSVNEAEILLNILSEFPNQKACLSFSCKDTEHLSHGETFASAVEKFWSNDSRKQLIAIGMNCLDPTLITPLLTSVKTDNVDFITYPNGGGVWDAVKKCWDNTQKYQISIDDLNLWSKKGLKIIGGCCNTDATEILRFRNLIDNLSS; encoded by the exons ATGTACCTCTTGGACGGTAGTTTTATCAGTGGGATTTTGCCGTATGCAGACTACGACAATGTCATGAAACATCCACTTTGGGGATCGAATTTACTGTTAACCAACGAAGAAGCTGTGGTTAATGGTCACAAAGATTATATAAAAG CCGGAGCGGAATTTCTAACTACTAACACATACCAGGCGAGTATCGAAGGCTTTCGGAAATACTTGAACTTAAACTTTGATCAGAGCTttgagttaattaaaaaatctgtCGCGATTTGTCGACGAGCAATAATGGAAGAAAGTTCTG GACGGACAGTGCGAATAATGGGATCAGTCGGCCCGTACGGTGCTTCACTGTGCGATGGTTCTGAGTACACCGGCAGTTATATCGACAAGATCGATTTAAAAGAACTGTACGATTGGCACAAACCTCGGATCCAAGCACTGGTGGAGGCTGGTGTCGATGCCGTACTTTTCGAAACGATTCCTTCGGTCAACGAGGCCGAAATTTTACTAAACATATTGTCCGAGTTTCCCAATCAAAAAGCGTGCTTGTCGTTCTCCTGTAAG gATACCGAACACTTAAGTCACGGAGAAACATTTGCAAGCGCCGTCGAAAAGTTCTGGTCGAATGATTCTCGAAAACAGTTGATTGCTATTGGCATGAACTGCCTGGACCCAACACTCATCACACCACTTTTGACGTCCGTAAAAACTGATAACGTCGATTTCATTACCTATCCAAATGGAGGCGGCGTGTGGGATGCTGTTAAAAAATG TTGGGATAATACTCAAAAGTATCAAATTTCCATCGACGACCTGAACTTATGGAGTAAAAAAGGACTGAAAATAATTGGAGGTTGTTGTAACACCGATGCGACTGAAATATTGCGTTTTAGAAACTTGATTGATAACTTATCTTCgtaa